Proteins from a single region of Melanotaenia boesemani isolate fMelBoe1 chromosome 3, fMelBoe1.pri, whole genome shotgun sequence:
- the fndc10 gene encoding uncharacterized protein fndc10 isoform X2: MTTRHRPSLLAFSALLLCTLLNKTAWSQRSGSSSPLTSSSEWTHEEDSTVTGQNIKTAVSAAGQRSSRNPGTNVTQETSKLNTVFGERRHRRGGYELSCWWNGSYTQFECASVHLGLGCRDFLLAELHENIPYRICLRSLTPSDPDKRSDQRDCVEFTLPPSGMQDIVIAMTTVGGAICVMLVIICLLVAYITENIMSPTTQQTYSYRTHSRH; encoded by the exons ATGACAACCCGACATCGACCATCACTTCTTGCCTTTTCGGCACTCCTGCTCTGCACATTATTAAATAAGACGGCTTGGTCTCAGCGCAGCGGATCGTCATCGCCTTTGACGTCCTCATCagag TGGACCCACGAGGAAGACTCCACAGTGACTGGCCAAAATATAAAGACTGCAGTGTCCGCAGCAGGTCAGCGGAGCAGCAGGAATCCTGGCACAAATGTAACGCAGGAAACTTCAAAATTAAACACTGTTTTCGGAGAACGACGCCACAGACGCGGAGGCTACGAATTGAGCTGCTGGTGGAACGGAAGCTATACTCAGTTTGAGTGCGCAAGTGTCCATCTGGGCCTGGGTTGCAGGGACTTTCTCCTGGCCGAGCTGCACGAGAACATCCCGTACCGCATCTGTTTGCGCTCCCTAACTCCTTCAGATCCAGATAAAAGATCAGACCAGCGGGACTGTGTAGAGTTTACGCTACCACCGTCTGGGATGCAGGACATCGTGATCGCTATGACAACGGTGGGAGGAGCTATTTGCGTAATGCTGGTCATCATTTGTTTGCTAGTGGCATACATCACAGAAAACATAATGAGTCCCACAACGCAGCAAACGTACTCCTATCGCACTCATTCACGTCACTAG
- the atad3 gene encoding ATPase family AAA domain containing 3 — MSWLFGLNKGQPEPPPGLPVQPPPPPPPAGGSGNGGDKPKDKWSNFDPTGLERAAQAAKELDKSRHAKEALDLARMQEQSTQLEHQSKMKEYEAAVEQLKGDQIRIQGEERRKTLNEETKQHQARAQYQDKLARQRYEDQLRQQQILNEENLRKQEESVQKQEAMRKATIEHEMELRHKNELMRIEAESKARARVERENADIIREQIRLKAAEHRQTVLESIKTAGAVFGEGFRAFVSDWDKVTATVAGLTLLAVGVYSARNATGVAGRYIEARLGKPSLVRETSRFTVGEAVKHPIKTVKRLRSKPQDALEGVVLSPSLEERVRDIAIATRNTRQNNGLYRNILMYGPPGTGKTLFAKKLAMHSAMDYAIMTGGDVAPMGRDGVTAMHKVFDWANTSRRGLLLFVDEADAFLRKRATEKISEDLRATLNAFLYRTGEQSNKFMLVLASNQPEQFDWAINDRIDEIVNFGLPGPEERERLVRLYFDKYVLQPATGGRQRMKLAQFDYGKKCSEIAKRTEGMSGREISKLGVAWQAAAYSSEDGVLTEAMIDARVDDAVKQHIQKMDWLHGDEEAQARSLTPPTAGAAGIGGKMGFSLPPSEAPQAQEVITPVLEVNAKQKSETIPPPTVSDQPAEGKSDIPPQVEEVIASALEVNAKQSDTTPPPSVSDQSANDKSDIPVGQDCEEVVKADVKMAEEGLNQPEASTDSVSKMEREDKAGSSPPKDGTPV; from the exons ATGTCGTGGCTGTTCGGATTGAACAAAGGACAGCCTGAGCCGCCTCCTGGCTTACCGGTTCAGCCTCCACCGCCTCCGCCGCCAGCCGGAGGCTCCGGCAACGGTGGAGATAAACCCAAGGACAAATGGAGCAACTTCGATCCCACCGGGCTGGAGCGGGCTGCCCAGGCGGCTAAGGAGCTCGACAAGTCCC gACATGCCAAAGAAGCTTTGGATTTGGCTAGAATGCAGGAGCAGAGCACTCAGTTGGAACATCAGAGTAAAATGAAG GAGTATGAAGCAGCGGTCGAGCAGCTCAAAGGTGACCAGATACGTATCCAGggtgaggagaggaggaaaactCTAAATGAGGAGACCAAGCAGCACCAAGCG AGAGCTCAGTATCAGGATAAGCTGGCCAGACAACGATATGAGGACCAACTGAGGCAACAG CAAATCCTGAATGAAGAGAACCTTCGCAAACAAGAGGAGTCTGTGCAGAAGCAAGAGGCAATGAGGAAAG CAACAATTGAGCATGAGATGGAGCTGAGACATAAGAATGAGCTTATGCGTATAGAGGCAGAGTCTAAAGCTCGAGCCCGTGTGGAGAGAGAGAACGCAGATATAATCCGAGAGCAGATTCGTCTGAAGGCTGCAGAACACAGACAGACTGTCCTGGAGTCTATAAA GACTGCAGGTGCTGTGTTTGGGGAAGGATTCAGGGCCTTCGTGTCAGACTGGGACAAAGTTACTGCCACA GTGGCAGGACTGACCCTTTTAGCGGTGGGAGTGTATTCAGCCCGAAATGCAACCGGGGTAGCTGGACGTTATATTGAGGCCAGACTTGGGAAGCCATCTCTAGTGCGAGAGACGTCCCGATTCACAGTGGGAGAAGCAGTCAAGCATCCGATCAAG ACAGTCAAACGGCTAAGGAGTAAACCTCAGGATGCCCTTGAGGGAGTTGTGCTCAGT CCTTCTTTGGAAGAGCGTGTGCGTGACATTGCCATAGCAACAAGAAACACAAGGCAGAACAACGGACTTTACAGGAACATCCTCATGTATGGTCCTCCAGGAACAGGCAAAACACTGTTTGCAAAG AAGCTGGCGATGCACTCTGCGATGGACTATGCCATTATGACAGGTGGTGATGTAGCACCTATGGGCCGTGATGGTGTGACTGCCATGCACAAAGTGTTTGACTGGGCCAACACGAGTCGACGCGG actgctgctgtttgttgatGAAGCTGATGCATTTCTCCGCAAGAGAGCCACT GAGAAGATCAGCGAAGACCTCAGAGCCACTTTGAATGCATTCTTGTACCGCACTGGAGAGCAGAGCAACAA ATTTATGTTGGTGTTGGCCAGTAACCAACCGGAGCAGTTCGATTGGGCCATAAATGACCGAATAGATGAAATAGTGAATTTTGGTCTGCCAGGTCCTGAGGAGAGGGAACGCCTGGTCCGCTTGTACTTTGACAAATATGTGCTACAGCCAGCCACCGGAGGCAGGCA GAGGATGAAGCTGGCACAGTTTGACTATGGCAAGAAGTGCTCAGAGATAGCAAAGCGGACAGAGGGTATGTCGGGAAGAGAGATCTCCAAGCTGGGTGTGGCCTGGCAG GCGGCAGCATATTCCTCTGAGGATGGTGTTTTGACAGAGGCTATGATTGATGCTCGGGTTGATGATGCTGTCAAACAACACATTCAGAAGATGGACTGGCTGCATGGAGACGAGGAGGCTCAGGCAAGGAGTCTCACGCCCCCAACAGCCGGGGCAGCAGGCATTGGAGGAAAAATGGGGTTTTCTCTACCCCCCAGTGAAGCACCTCAGGCTCAGGAGGTGATCACTCCGGTCCTTGAGGTGAATGCAAAGCAAAAAAGTGAAACAATACCACCTCCAACTGTCAGTGACCAACCAGCAGAGGGCAAAAGCGACATCCCTCCTCAGGTTGAGGAGGTGATTGCTTCGGCCCTTGAGGTGAATGCAAAACAAAGTGACACAACACCACCTCCTTCTGTGAGTGACCAATCGGCAAATGACAAAAGTGACATCCCAGTTGGACAGGACTGTGAAGAAGTTGTTAAAGCTGACGTTAAGATGGCAGAGGAGGGTTTAAACCAACCTGAGGCCTCCACTGACAGTGTGAGCAAGATGGAAAGAGAAGACAAGGCTGGTTCCTCTCCACCAAAGGATGGAACTCCAGTTTGA
- the LOC121636976 gene encoding olfactory receptor class A-like protein 4, which produces MEERKSPKLARLSTVPTAFYIILVMLGILGNATVVGVIGKSVITERAGGHNSDILIINLALSNLMVSLMRNILLIVSDFGVELYSSKGWCQFLMGIWVWLRSVNIWSTLFLSAFHLQTLRRVVPTAGNTQNSRSFPTTLLLSLGFMWFINLLYSIPAFIFSINGNINSTETLMLVSSTTRPLLGCVWNFPSTYNGLAYATTSMVLHEIAPIIFMTVTNLSSLYRLYSHGRVRSSQQNAPVIKKIPAERRAAKVILALVMLFILSWGTSVMAVNYFNYNKNSSAEFILIIARFANNLFVALSPVILAVGHRQLRSWLKSLLTH; this is translated from the exons GTAATGCCACTGTGGTTGGAGTCATTGGGAAGAGTGTGATCACAGAGCGGGCTGGAGGACATAACTCGGACATCCTTATTATTAATTTGGCATTATCCAACTTGATGGTTTCCCTGATGAGGAACATATTGCTTATCGTCTCAGACTTCGGGGTAGAG CTGTACTCATCTAAAGGCTGGTGCCAGTTCCTCATGGGAATCTGGGTGTGGCTGCGATCGGTCAACATCTGGTCAACACTCTTCCTCAGTGCATTCCACCTCCAGACTCTGAGACGTGTGGTTCCTACTGCTGGGAACACTCAAAACTCTCGTAGCTTTCCAACAACCTTGCTGCTGAGTTTGGGCTTCATGTGGTTTATCAACCTTCTCTACTCCATTCctgcttttatcttttccaTAAATGGAAACATAAATTCTACAGAG aCCTTGATGCTGGTAAGCAGCACAACGCGCCCCCTGCTGGGCTGCGTTTGGAACTTTCCCTCCACATACAATGGCCTGGCTTATGCCACCACATCCATGGTGTTACATGAAATAGCTCCCATCATCTTCATGACAGTTACTAACCTGAGTTCCCTGTACAGACTCTACAGCCACGGTAGAGTGCGGAGCTCACAGCAAAATGCACCTGTTATAAAGAAAATACCAGCAGAGAGGCGAGCAGCCAAG GTGATCCTCGCTCTCGTCatgctatttattttatcttgggGAACTAGCGTTATGGCTGTCAACTATTTCAACTACAACAAGAACTCCTCAGCTGAGTTTATTCTGATTATTGCTCGATTTGCTAATAATCTCTTCGTTGCCTTATCACCTGTAATTCTGGCAGTCGGACACCGGCAGCTTCGTTCCTGGCTAAAGTCTTTGCTCACACATTAA
- the ssu72 gene encoding RNA polymerase II subunit A C-terminal domain phosphatase SSU72, producing the protein MPSHPLRVAVVCSSNQNRSMEAHNILSKRGFDVRSFGTGSHVKLPGPAPDKPNVYDFKTTYEQMYNDLVRKDKELYTQNGILHMLDRNKRIKSKPERFQQCKEKFDLVITCEERVYDQVLEDLNSREQETLQPVHVINVDIQDNHEEATLGAFLICELCQCIQHTDDMENEIDELLQEFEEKSNRPFLHTVCFY; encoded by the exons ATGCCGAGCCACCCGCTGCGTGTAGCGGTTGTGTGCTCGAGCAACCAGAACCGCAGTATGGAAGCGCACAATATCCTCAG CAAACGTGGATTTGATGTGCGATCATTTGGGACAGGGTCTCATGTGAAGTTACCTGGTCCTGCCCCGGATAAGCCTAATGTGTATGACTTCAAAACAACTTATGAACAGATGTACAACGACTTGGTCCGCAAGGACAAGGAACT ATACACACAGAATGGCATCCTGCACATGCTGGACCGAAACAAGCGCATCAAATCAAAGCCAGAGCGCTTTCAGCAATGTAAGGAGAAGTTTGACCTGGTCATCACCTGTGAAGAGAGAGTCTATGACCAAGTGCTGGAGG ATCTGAATTCAAGAGAGCAGGAAACTCTACAGCCAGTGCATGTAATCAATGTAGACATTCAGGACAACCATGAGGAAGCCACGCTGGGTGCCTTTCTCATCTGTGAGCTTTGTCAATGT ATCCAACACACTGACGACATGGAGAATGAAATAGATGAACTTCTACAAGAGTTTGAGGAAAAAAGCAACAGACCTTTTCTTCACACTGTCTGTTTCTACTGA
- the mrpl20 gene encoding 39S ribosomal protein L20, mitochondrial, whose protein sequence is MVFLTLPCWIRSRGPDRFWKVQELLQHARHFRGRKNRCYSLAVRAVRRAFVYATKARQLKKRNMRRLWISRIAAATREHGMKYPALIHNLIKSSVQLNRRVISDLAITEPRTFLSLTKLARARQQEGFRAALGDGKEPPGVLSRVMLQ, encoded by the exons ATGGTATTTCTAACATTACCTTGTTGGATTCGCAGCCGTGGACCCGACAGGTTCTGGAAAGTCCAGGAACTTCTTCAACATGCTCGG CATTTCAGAGGCAGGAAGAACCGCTGCTACAGTCTGGCCGTGCGGGCTGTCAGAAGGGCTTTCGTCTACGCCACCAAAGCTCGGCAGCTTAAAAAACGCAACATGAGGAGG CTGTGGATCTCCCGCATTGCAGCAGCAACACGAGAGCACGGCATGAAGTATCCTGCCCTCATCCACAACCTTATAAAG AGCAGTGTTCAACTCAACCGCCGTGTTATCAGCGATCTGGCCATCACAGAACCTCGGACTTTTCTCTCACTTACAAAACTGGCACGAGCTCGGCAGCAAGAAGGCTTCCGCGCAGCGTTGGGTGACGGCAAAGAGCCTCCTGGCGTCCTCTCTCGTGTTATGTTACAGTAA
- the fndc10 gene encoding fibronectin type III domain-containing protein 10 isoform X1 gives MTTRHRPSLLAFSALLLCTLLNKTAWSQRSGSSSPLTSSSEVRGRDNEGTAANWLKQISNSIHGNHGHDRRLSAELKETADHVTGFSVNTSRDRNMTVESERSGDALTLRPDEGVSPVCAYRVIEGGIWGQLCFRHTLFGYKCHKSDCRTAVSLGNLVANILINGSVLLQWTHEEDSTVTGQNIKTAVSAAGQRSSRNPGTNVTQETSKLNTVFGERRHRRGGYELSCWWNGSYTQFECASVHLGLGCRDFLLAELHENIPYRICLRSLTPSDPDKRSDQRDCVEFTLPPSGMQDIVIAMTTVGGAICVMLVIICLLVAYITENIMSPTTQQTYSYRTHSRH, from the coding sequence ATGACAACCCGACATCGACCATCACTTCTTGCCTTTTCGGCACTCCTGCTCTGCACATTATTAAATAAGACGGCTTGGTCTCAGCGCAGCGGATCGTCATCGCCTTTGACGTCCTCATCagaggtgagaggcagggaTAATGAGGGGACGGCCGCTAACTGGCTCAAACAGATTTCCAACTCTATTCATGGCAATCACGGCCATGATAGGAGACTATCAGCAGAGCTTAAAGAGACAGCTGACCATGTGACCGGCTTCTCGGTCAACACTAGCCGAGACAGAAACATGACTGTCGAATCTGAAAGATCTGGCGATGCACTGACTCTAAGACCGGACGAGGGAGTGTCACCAGTATGTGCCTACAGGGTGATTGAGGGAGGCATTTGGGGGCAGTTATGTTTTCGACACACACTGTTTGGGTACAAGTGTCATAAGTCAGACTGTAGGACAGCAGTATCTTTGGGGAATCTAGTGGCAAATATCCTTATTAATGGCAGTGTACTGTTACAGTGGACCCACGAGGAAGACTCCACAGTGACTGGCCAAAATATAAAGACTGCAGTGTCCGCAGCAGGTCAGCGGAGCAGCAGGAATCCTGGCACAAATGTAACGCAGGAAACTTCAAAATTAAACACTGTTTTCGGAGAACGACGCCACAGACGCGGAGGCTACGAATTGAGCTGCTGGTGGAACGGAAGCTATACTCAGTTTGAGTGCGCAAGTGTCCATCTGGGCCTGGGTTGCAGGGACTTTCTCCTGGCCGAGCTGCACGAGAACATCCCGTACCGCATCTGTTTGCGCTCCCTAACTCCTTCAGATCCAGATAAAAGATCAGACCAGCGGGACTGTGTAGAGTTTACGCTACCACCGTCTGGGATGCAGGACATCGTGATCGCTATGACAACGGTGGGAGGAGCTATTTGCGTAATGCTGGTCATCATTTGTTTGCTAGTGGCATACATCACAGAAAACATAATGAGTCCCACAACGCAGCAAACGTACTCCTATCGCACTCATTCACGTCACTAG
- the LOC121637129 gene encoding olfactory receptor class A-like protein 4: MSEVLTVDAILFGLLVLSGILGNILVIHVVFQTAFESPSRRLGPSDTILVHLSLANLLTSLFRTVPIFVSDLGLDVSLSPGWCRVFMLLWVWWRAVGCWATLALSVFHCTTVKRQHVTFGPLAVQRERRRVWIVMALVWGANLAFSIPALLYSTHVRGNTTVKLMVISCTTKPLLGCVWEFPSEQQGSAFASTSLALNEALPLVLMICTNLATLHALAKHIRAVMSGSEGGHGELDKHVSTERNAAHVIMSLVLLFVVCWTLQVAAVTYYNHDRGHHTKELLSVAQFSASLFVGFSPMVVALGHGKLRRKIKSMILMWTKVPLCYTGEGSRSPKTNGKKGKETVFVVQKDMKLKEKVKLNK, translated from the exons ATGTCAGAGGTCCTTACTGTAGATGCCATTCTGTTTGGGCTCTTGGTTTTGTCTGGCATTCTTGGAAACATCTTGGTCATCCATGTG gTGTTTCAGACAGCCTTTGAGAGTCCTTCTCGGAGACTTGGTCCCTCCGACACGATTTTGGTGCACCTGTCACTAGCCAACCTTCTGACTTCACTTTTCCGCACGGTGCCCATTTTTGTGTCGGACCTGGGCTTGGATGTGTCTCTGTCTCCAGGATGGTGCAGAGTTTTTATGCTGCTGTGGGTGTGGTGGCGAGCTGTGGGTTGTTGGGCGACTCTGGCACTCAGTGTCTTCCACTGCACCACAGTGAAGCGACAGCATGTGACCTTTGGGCCACTTGCAGTACAGAGGGAGAGGCGACGGGTATGGATCGTGATGGCACTGGTGTGGGGGGCAAACTTAGCTTTCTCTATCCCTGCACTGCTGTACAGCACTCATGTTCGTGGTAACACCACTGTAAagctgatggtgatcagctgCACAACCAAGCCTCTGTTAGGCTGTGTCTGGGAGTTCCCATCTGAGCAACAAGGCTCAGCTTTTGCCTCCACTTCGCTTGCACTCAATGAGGCATTGCCGCTGGTGCTGATGATCTGCACCAACTTGGCCACACTTCATGCTCTGGCCAAACACATCCGAGCTGTTATGTCAGGGTCAGAGGGAGGCCATGGGGAGCTGGACAAACACGTGTCCACTGAACGAAATGCAGCTCATGTAATCATGTCGCTGGTGTTGCTCTTTGTGGTCTGCTGGACTCTGCAGGTTGCTGCAGTTACGTACTACAACCATGACAGGGGACACCACACTAAAGAGCTGCTTAGTGTAGCTCAGTTCTCTGCTTCACTGTTTGTGGGATTCAGCCCCATGGTGGTGGCTCTGGGACATGGGAAGCTAAGGAGGAAAATCAAGAGTATGATACTGATGTGGACTAAAGTTCCTTTATGTTACACTGGAGAGGGGAGTAGATCCCCAAAGACTAATGGAAAGAAGggaaaagaaactgtttttgttgttcaaaAAGACATGAAGTTGAAAGAGAAAGTTAAACTGAACAAGTAA
- the sdhb gene encoding succinate dehydrogenase [ubiquinone] iron-sulfur subunit, mitochondrial, whose translation MSVAGFTSLSRCVLAFRSSAGFVAVRYAQTAAAPAVQTRIKKFQVYRWDPDTPGDKPRMQTYEIDLNSCGPMVLDALIKIKNEMDSTLTFRRSCREGICGSCAMNINGGNTLACLNKIDTNLSKPMKIYPLPHMYVVKDLVPDMSNFYAQYKSIEPYLKKKDESQEGKEQYLQSVENRQKLDGLYECILCACCSTSCPSYWWNADKYLGPAVLMQAYRWMIDSRDEFTEERLSKLQDPFSLYRCHTIMNCTRTCPKGLNPGKAIAEIKKMMATYKEKKAAAV comes from the exons ATGTCGGTTGCCGGTTTTACGTCCTTGAGCCGTTGTGTTTTGGCGTTCCGCTCCTCGGCGGGATTTGTG GCTGTGCGGTATGcccagacagcagcagctccagcagttcaaaccagaataaagaagtTCCAGGTGTACAGATGGGACCCAGACACCCCTGGAGACAAACCCCGTATGCAGACCTATGAGATCGATCTCAATTC TTGTGGCCCTATGGTTCTTGATGCCCTTATCAAGATTAAAAATGAGATGGACTCCACTCTGACTTTCCGCCGTTCATGTAGAGAAG GTATTTGTGGATCCTGTGCAATGAACATAAATGGAGGAAACACACTTGCCTGTCTCAACAAGATTGACACTAACCTTAGCAAGCCAATGAAGATTTACCCACTGCCACATATGTATGTGGTCAAGGACTTGGTACCT GACATGAGTAACTTCTATGCCCAGTACAAGTCTATTGAACCATACCTGAAGAAGAAGGATGAGTCACAAGAAGGGAAGGAGCAGTACCTGCAGTCTGTAGAGAACAGACAAAAGCTG GACGGGTTGTACGAATGTATTCTGTGCGCCTGTTGTAGTACGAGCTGCCCGAGCTACTGGTGGAATGCCGACAAATACCTTGGGCCGGCTGTGCTAATGCAG GCGTATCGTTGGATGATTGACTCCCGAGATGAGTTCACAGAGGAGCGTCTGTCCAAGCTGCAGGATCCTTTCTCCTTGTACCGCTGCCACACCATCATGAACTGCACCAGGACCTGCCCCAAG GGCTTGAACCCAGGAAAAGCAATAGCTGAAATAAAGAAGATGATGGCCACATACAAGGAGAAAAAGGCAGCAGCTGTCTGA